Part of the Woronichinia naegeliana WA131 genome, TTTTGCCTATCTTAGTTTGGAATGGTTACAGTCAGGAACATCACAGCATGGTTTCGACTAAATCTAATGAAGAAATGATCAATTATTGGCGAGGAAATGGTTTTGAAGAAATTATTTTTGTGAATGCCAAAGACTATGACGATGCGAATCAAGTAGGGGATTATGTTGATAGTACTAAGTTTTCTTTTGCAAAACGTCTCGAATTTACCCAGGCGATTTTAGAAGCCACCGACAAAGCCGCCAAATCTGCATTAGGTGGTAAATTAACGGTCTTAATTGTTAAACAATTAAAAGGGGCGGGAGTTCATAAACGAGGAGCGCAATCCCATAATTTATACCCAGGCGATAATTTAGAAAAGGATTACATTATTTCTGCCTTAAAAGAACGAGCTTTATCTCCTGAAGCTTGGCAATTAGTTCGTACCAACTTTGAGCGATCGGCGGGTGGCCCTGCATCCCAAATTGTTGTCACCGAAAAAGAATTACCTTTACCTGAGTTAAGCACATTACCTTTAACAGAATTTGCCGTAAAAGGCGATAAAAAAGTCGCCACAACCGCGATGGGTGAATTAGTGGTTCATGTGGGCAAAAATGACCCCAATTTTGTGGTAACAAATGCCGATGGTAACGCCGCTTCTGCCATTAATAATATTAATGTGGGTTTAAAAATTGTCCATCCCACAGTTGATGATACCTATTTTCAAGGGCCAAAGGGTCAAGTTTATGAACCGTTAAGTGAAGATGCCTGTGCAGGATTAGCGGTCGGATTAGCTCTGTTTGGAGCCAGGACTTTGTGGTGTTCCTACGAATCTTTTGCAATTAATGGTCTTCCCATTTGGCAAACCGTAACTCAAGCGATGGCTGAATTACGTCGTCCTACCCCTTCAACGATTACCCTATTTACCGCCGGAGCCTTAGAGCAAGGGCGTAATGGTTGGACACATCAACGACCTGAGATTGAAAATTATTTTGCCGCTATGATGCGAAATGGCAATATTTTCCCGCTTTTTCCCTGTGATGCCAATAGTATTCAAATCTGTTATCAATGGGCTTTACAAACGAAAAATAAAGGCATTACCATTACCGCTAGTAAATCTCCTTTACCGATTTACACCACCTTTGCACAAACCCGTGAAGCCTTACAAAATGGCGGTGTAGTCTTACACAACAGCGAAGGTAAGAAAAAAGTGGTTTTTGGGGTCATTGGTGATATGACTTTAATCCCCGTTTTTGAAGCTGCTACCCGTTTAGAAACCCAGGGATTTGGTGTTAAAGTTGTCTCAATTATTAATCCTCGTTGTCTCTATCGTCCTCACGATGTTTTGGCGGAATCTTGCTCAGAAAGTGATACTCATTTCTTAGATAATGCTGGTTTTGAAAATCTCTTTGGTGGTGATGCCTTAATTGGGGTAAGTGGCGGAACCAGTGCCATGTTAG contains:
- a CDS encoding phosphoketolase, with product MTVATPEFCQGIQYFAPNLSDFDRFGQEPAIAVNQKAITSASDPQAVYQTLLAADALRYLTLQTTASKESGHPGGFASIADAIAALVMLGYKNTVTEVGHHAPGFYSNMFLDRSLEAMGIKTVKEMGDRFREMHGLLGHLSGQIPGLLAPAGPLGQGQHFAMAGAKLHPGVLFPVTIGDGGLGEPYIMSSFGHFHTAYPEITNFLPILVWNGYSQEHHSMVSTKSNEEMINYWRGNGFEEIIFVNAKDYDDANQVGDYVDSTKFSFAKRLEFTQAILEATDKAAKSALGGKLTVLIVKQLKGAGVHKRGAQSHNLYPGDNLEKDYIISALKERALSPEAWQLVRTNFERSAGGPASQIVVTEKELPLPELSTLPLTEFAVKGDKKVATTAMGELVVHVGKNDPNFVVTNADGNAASAINNINVGLKIVHPTVDDTYFQGPKGQVYEPLSEDACAGLAVGLALFGARTLWCSYESFAINGLPIWQTVTQAMAELRRPTPSTITLFTAGALEQGRNGWTHQRPEIENYFAAMMRNGNIFPLFPCDANSIQICYQWALQTKNKGITITASKSPLPIYTTFAQTREALQNGGVVLHNSEGKKKVVFGVIGDMTLIPVFEAATRLETQGFGVKVVSIINPRCLYRPHDVLAESCSESDTHFLDNAGFENLFGGDALIGVSGGTSAMLEPLLLRSTAPRDVFAWKRGETTASAGQLMGYNGLTAQALGDRALQLLG